One stretch of Oncorhynchus tshawytscha isolate Ot180627B linkage group LG19, Otsh_v2.0, whole genome shotgun sequence DNA includes these proteins:
- the lg19h12orf29 gene encoding uncharacterized protein C12orf29 homolog, with protein MRRFGSVQQKISCVFLTEVKEEQSRKRECQQFQVVATENVNPTALESNIDCALATEKLDGTCCYVSIYKGQSYLWARLDRKPTKQADKRFKKHQYSHKSYKGFTWNVKEDFKTVPDSWVPAHRVQHHNGQPVPDDHGHIPGWVPVEKDNKQYCWHSSVVDYDAGVALVLRPSAEKEDLLEITMVPLADLLEQTLELIGTNVNGNPYGLGSKKQPVHVLVAHGSVHIRNPPPVDYQQLCSWFQDSQEGRVEGIVWHCNDGTLVKLHRHHLGLRWPDGDTILNARPVVVHVDGTKREYDITSKDLFTSLSQLNGHRFSRLQDIQFDP; from the exons ATGCGACGTTTCGGTTCTGTGCAGCAAAAGATATCTTGTGTGTTTTTGACTGAGGTGAAAGAGGAACAATCCAGAAAACGCGAATGTCAA CAATTTCAGGTTGTAGCCACTGAAAATGTGAACCCTACAGCACTGGAATCGAATATTGACTGTGCACTTGCCACAGAAAAGCTGGATGGCACCTGCTGCTATGTTTCAATTTATAAAG GGCAATCATACCTCTGGGCTCGACTAGATCGGAAGCCCACCAAGCAGGCAGACAAGAGGTTCAAGAAGCATCAGTATTCCCACAAAAGTTACAAAGGTTTTACGTGGAATGTGAAAGAAGACTTTAAGACGGTTCCAGACTCTTGGGTCCCGGCACACAGAGTTCAGCACCACAATGGACAGCCTGTACCAGATGACCACGGACACATCCCAG GTTGGGTTCCAGTGGAGAAAGACAACAAGCAGTACTGTTGGCACTCGTCTGTTGTGGACTATGATGCTGGTGTAGCGCTGGTTCTGAGGCCAAGTGCTGAGAAGGAAGACCTGCTAGAGATCACCATGGTACCACTGGCTGATCTCCTGGAGCAAACCCTGGAGCTTATTGGAACCAACGTCAATGGGAACCCATATG GGTTGGGAAGTAAAAAGCAGCCTGTCCACGTCCTGGTTGCCCATGGGAGTGTACACATCAGGAACCCTCCCCCGGTGGACTACCAGCAGTTGTGTTCCTGGTTCCAGGACAGCCAGGAGGGCCGTGTTGAGGGCATCGTCTGGCACTGTAATGACGGGACACTGGTCAAG CTCCATCGTCATCACCTGGGGCTGAGATGGCCGGATGGCGACACCATCCTGAATGCTCGGCCTGTGGTCGTCCACGTCGACGGGACCAAACGAGAGTATGACATCACCAGCAAGGACTTGTTTACATCTCTATCCCAGTTAAACGGACATCGCTTCAGCAGACTGCAGGACATCCAGTTTGAcccttaa